DNA sequence from the Sneathiella sp. P13V-1 genome:
AGACGATAGGCAACACCCGTCCGTTCCCCGATCAACATGTGGCGATCCTGATCATAGACAAAATAATCATGGCCTAGTGTAGAAATAGGGGCAAGGCCGTCTGCGCCTGTCGCTTCTAATGTTACAAACAAGCCAGCACGGGTGACCCCCGTAACTTTGGCTTCAAAGATTTTATCCACCTGGTTGGCAAGGAATACAGCAGTGAAACGGTCCAATGTCTGGCGTTCCGCAACCATGGCTCGGCGCTCCAGTGTGGAGATTTCTTCACCGATTTGATCAAACTTCTCTGCGTCGCTGTCTGGCAGACCATCCTTCCCAAAGCCATGCGCCGAAATCAGACTGCGATGAACCAGCAAATCCGCATAGCGCCGAATAGGGGAGGTAAAGTGCGCGTAATTTTTAAGATTCAGGCCAAAATGGTGGCGATTGTCAGGGCTATAGACTGCCTGTGATTGCGATCGCAAGACCAACGCACTTACCAGTTCCTTATCCGCATCAGTTTTTGTCTGACCCAAAATCTGATTAAAGGTCTTGGTGCGCATGACCTGACCTTTGGCAAAACTGATATCCATATCAGCCAGCACTTCACGAAGGCCTTCCAGTTTTTCCATATCCGGTTCTTCATGAACTCGGAACATGCAAGGGCGGCGTTTTTTGGTGAGAGTTTCTGCAGCAGACACATTTGCCTGAATCATGAACTCTTCGATCATCATATGGGCCGCAAAACGAACTTTCTTGGAGACGGATTTAATAAACCCATCTTCGTTCAGTTCAATTTTGCGCTCAGGCAGATCCAGATCCAGCGGTTGACGTTTCTCTCTCGCCATTTTCAATGACTTATAAGCCCTGAAAAGGGGGCGAATAACGCTGTCCATCAAGGGTTCGGTCACATGATCCGGGTGACCTTCATGGGCTGCCTGTGCCTGCTCGTAGGTGAGAGACGCACATGAATTAATAAGGGCACGCATGAACTTGTGACGCAGTTTATTTCCGCTGGCGTCAAAGACCATACGCACCGCCATTACGGGGCGGTCTACATTTTCATGGAGAGAGCATAGGTCGCTCGATAGCTCATGCGGTAGCATAGGAACCACACGATCCGGGAAATAGACAGAGTTACCACGTTTTCGCGCTGATTTGTCCAGTTCTGAGCCCGGTGTTACGTAATGGGCGACATCGGCAATGGCCACAATGACCTGCCAGCCGCCAGGATTTTCAGGATCGTCGTC
Encoded proteins:
- the rnr gene encoding ribonuclease R, producing the protein MTNKPKIPSPMPTKEQIREFIEKSEGNVGKREIAKAFGIKGGDRIYLKQILKELVGEGVLEKGHHRSLAPAGSLPSVAVVEVIKLDKDGEVLAKPLNWRDEDPLPTIYVSRQSTGRAPAPGIGDRVLVRLNRLNKSTYEAKIIRHLKSADGPVLGVFTRTGNNGRVQPTDRKNKKEIVILDENSMGAQSGEVVICDILPGRQFGLPEGRVTERLGPLGDSKSISMIAIHTHGIPYEFSDKVIKEAESARPVELEDRTDLRHLPIATIDPKDARDRDDAVWAAPDDDPENPGGWQVIVAIADVAHYVTPGSELDKSARKRGNSVYFPDRVVPMLPHELSSDLCSLHENVDRPVMAVRMVFDASGNKLRHKFMRALINSCASLTYEQAQAAHEGHPDHVTEPLMDSVIRPLFRAYKSLKMAREKRQPLDLDLPERKIELNEDGFIKSVSKKVRFAAHMMIEEFMIQANVSAAETLTKKRRPCMFRVHEEPDMEKLEGLREVLADMDISFAKGQVMRTKTFNQILGQTKTDADKELVSALVLRSQSQAVYSPDNRHHFGLNLKNYAHFTSPIRRYADLLVHRSLISAHGFGKDGLPDSDAEKFDQIGEEISTLERRAMVAERQTLDRFTAVFLANQVDKIFEAKVTGVTRAGLFVTLEATGADGLAPISTLGHDYFVYDQDRHMLIGERTGVAYRLADRLMARLREVDIVTGGIIVSVEDGDGNNSFDAKRKGPRRGRVTKPKGNPRGKMKKGKKTTPKGKKRAAAKRKS